Proteins encoded in a region of the Streptomyces violaceoruber genome:
- the cds1 gene encoding L-cysteine desulfhydrase Cds1, translating into MSTDRQTGTGTTLDVDRSDASYRAWLKEAVRKVQADANRSADTHLLLFPLPEHWGIDLYLKDESTHPTGSLKHRLARSLFLYGLCNGWIRPDRPVIEASSGSTAVSEAYFAKLVGVPFIAVMPRTTSAEKIRLIEFHGGRCHFVDDSRRMYEESARLAAETGGHYMDQFTYAERATDWRGNNNIAESIFRQLRLERYPEPSWIVATAGTGGTSATLARYVHYMQYDTRVCVADPDNSCFFEGWTTGDPDVACDRGSRIEGIGRPRMEPSFVPGAIDRMMKVPDAASVAAVRSLERAIGRRAGGSTGTGLWSALKIVAEMVAAGERGSVVTLLCDPGDRYLDKYYSDAWLAEQGLDIEPYTAAIESLLRTGSLLD; encoded by the coding sequence GTGAGCACTGACCGACAGACCGGCACCGGCACCACCCTCGACGTCGACCGCAGCGACGCCTCCTACCGTGCCTGGCTGAAAGAGGCCGTCCGCAAGGTCCAGGCCGACGCGAACCGCTCGGCCGACACCCACCTGCTCCTGTTCCCGCTCCCCGAGCACTGGGGCATCGACCTGTACCTGAAGGACGAGTCGACCCACCCGACCGGCAGCCTCAAGCACCGGCTCGCCCGCTCCCTGTTCCTCTACGGCCTGTGCAACGGCTGGATCCGGCCGGACCGCCCGGTGATCGAGGCGTCCAGCGGCTCGACGGCCGTCTCCGAGGCCTACTTCGCCAAGCTGGTCGGTGTCCCCTTCATCGCCGTCATGCCCCGGACGACGAGCGCCGAGAAGATCCGGCTGATCGAGTTCCACGGGGGACGGTGCCACTTCGTGGACGACTCCCGGCGGATGTACGAGGAGTCGGCCCGCCTCGCGGCGGAGACCGGCGGCCACTACATGGACCAGTTCACCTACGCCGAACGCGCCACGGACTGGCGCGGCAACAACAACATCGCCGAGTCGATCTTCCGTCAGCTGCGGCTGGAACGGTATCCCGAGCCGTCCTGGATCGTCGCCACGGCCGGCACCGGCGGCACCTCGGCGACCCTCGCCCGCTACGTCCACTACATGCAGTACGACACCCGCGTCTGCGTCGCCGACCCGGACAACTCCTGCTTCTTCGAGGGCTGGACCACCGGCGACCCCGACGTGGCCTGCGACCGCGGCTCCCGCATCGAGGGCATCGGCCGGCCCCGGATGGAACCGAGCTTCGTACCCGGCGCGATCGACCGCATGATGAAGGTGCCGGACGCGGCCAGCGTCGCGGCCGTGCGGTCCCTGGAGCGGGCCATCGGCCGCAGGGCGGGCGGCTCCACCGGCACCGGGCTGTGGAGCGCGTTGAAGATCGTCGCCGAGATGGTGGCCGCGGGGGAGCGGGGCAGCGTCGTGACACTGCTGTGCGATCCGGGGGACCGGTACCTCGACAAGTACTACTCGGACGCCTGGCTCGCCGAACAGGGCCTCGACATCGAGCCGTACACGGCGGCGATCGAGTCCCTGCTGCGCACCGGCAGCCTGCTCGACTGA
- a CDS encoding SRPBCC family protein, whose amino-acid sequence MARRLRPVGLDFVETAPVRLVFAREVAAAPDAVFRALAEDVPGWTAWFSAVTFARPIGEGAGREIRLRGGARFVETVLAAERSDVYAYRIDVTNVPGARAMLEEWRLTPAGTGTRVRWTFAADGTAPFRFVLDRARPGLGRAFRSAVTSLDRRLRRP is encoded by the coding sequence ATGGCTCGCCGTCTGCGTCCGGTGGGTCTCGACTTCGTCGAGACAGCGCCGGTACGCCTGGTCTTCGCGCGTGAGGTCGCCGCCGCTCCGGACGCCGTCTTCCGCGCCCTGGCCGAGGACGTGCCGGGCTGGACGGCGTGGTTCTCCGCGGTGACGTTCGCCCGGCCCATCGGTGAGGGCGCGGGGCGCGAGATCCGGCTCAGGGGCGGTGCGCGCTTCGTGGAGACGGTGCTGGCGGCCGAGCGGTCCGACGTGTACGCCTACCGCATCGACGTCACCAACGTGCCGGGGGCCCGGGCCATGCTCGAGGAGTGGCGTCTGACGCCGGCCGGGACCGGCACACGGGTGCGCTGGACGTTCGCGGCGGACGGTACGGCGCCGTTCCGTTTCGTGCTCGACCGGGCGCGCCCGGGGCTGGGGCGGGCGTTCCGGAGCGCGGTCACGTCGCTGGACCGCCGGCTGCGGCGGCCGTAG
- a CDS encoding DeoR/GlpR family DNA-binding transcription regulator: MSENPNLLAEQRRALILDEVRRRGGVRVNELTRKLGVSDMTVRRDLDALSRQGVLEKVHGGAVPVAEASTHEPGFEAKSGLEPTAKEDIARAAAELVAPGAAIALSGGTTTYALAHRLVDVPDLTVVTNSVRVADVFHVAQRTSGARQGGATVVLTGGVRTPSDSLVGPVADQAIATLHFDALFLGVHGISAEAGLSTPNLAEAETNRRLVQSARRVVVVADHTKWGVVGLSSFAALEQVDTLVTDSGLSADARAEVAEHLGLVVAGEPEPEAD; the protein is encoded by the coding sequence GTGAGTGAGAATCCGAACCTCCTCGCGGAGCAGCGGCGCGCCCTGATCCTCGACGAGGTGCGCCGCCGGGGCGGGGTCCGGGTCAACGAGCTGACCCGCAAGCTCGGCGTGTCGGACATGACGGTCCGCCGCGACCTGGACGCGCTCTCCCGGCAGGGTGTGCTGGAGAAGGTGCACGGCGGCGCGGTCCCGGTGGCCGAGGCGAGCACGCACGAGCCGGGATTCGAGGCCAAGTCGGGTCTGGAGCCGACCGCCAAGGAGGACATCGCGCGGGCCGCGGCGGAGCTGGTCGCGCCGGGCGCCGCGATCGCCCTGTCGGGCGGTACGACGACGTACGCGCTGGCGCACCGGCTGGTGGACGTGCCGGATCTGACGGTGGTCACCAACTCGGTGCGGGTGGCCGACGTGTTCCACGTGGCGCAGCGTACTTCGGGGGCGCGGCAGGGCGGGGCGACGGTGGTGCTCACCGGCGGTGTGCGCACGCCCTCCGACTCGCTGGTGGGCCCGGTCGCCGACCAGGCGATCGCGACGCTCCACTTCGACGCGCTGTTCCTGGGCGTGCACGGCATATCGGCCGAGGCCGGCCTGTCCACGCCGAACCTCGCGGAGGCCGAGACGAACCGGCGGCTCGTGCAGTCGGCACGGCGTGTCGTGGTGGTCGCGGACCACACCAAGTGGGGTGTCGTGGGCCTGAGTTCGTTCGCCGCGCTGGAGCAGGTGGACACGCTCGTCACCGACTCCGGCCTGTCGGCGGATGCCCGCGCGGAGGTCGCCGAACACCTCGGGCTGGTCGTGGCGGGCGAGCCGGAGCCCGAGGCCGACTGA